The following proteins are encoded in a genomic region of Euzebyales bacterium:
- a CDS encoding type II toxin-antitoxin system PemK/MazF family toxin, with protein MRRGDICTVDLEPVRGSQADRRRPAVIVSNDGANTTAARLGRGVVTVVPVTSNIKRVYPFQVLLPAQDSGLQRDSKAQAEQVRSIAVERVGATIGRVPPSLMDSLDDALRLHLAL; from the coding sequence GTGCGTCGAGGTGACATCTGCACCGTCGACCTCGAACCGGTGCGCGGGTCACAGGCGGACAGGCGGCGACCGGCGGTGATCGTCAGCAACGACGGCGCGAACACCACCGCGGCGCGGCTCGGGCGTGGGGTGGTCACCGTCGTCCCGGTCACCTCGAACATCAAACGGGTCTACCCGTTCCAAGTGCTCTTGCCTGCGCAGGACAGCGGCTTGCAGCGGGACTCCAAGGCGCAGGCCGAGCAGGTGCGCTCGATCGCGGTCGAACGCGTCGGAGCGACGATCGGGCGGGTGCCGCCATCACTCATGGACAGCCTCGACGACGCACTTCGACTGCATCTGGCGCTGTGA